Below is a genomic region from Caldisericota bacterium.
CCCTCTTTTTTTAAAGGCCAGGGATGTAACCGGATGGGTCAATAGAGAGGAGCATTATATCAGCAACGTCGCTGTTTATCCGGAATATAGAGGAATGGGCATAGGAACAGATTTAATTACTAAGATTGAAATAGAGGCGAGAAGAAATGGAGCAAAAAAAATAGCGTTGGATGTAGAGACAGAAAATTTGAAAGCAGTTAATCTCTACAAGAAGCTTGGGTATGCGATTACTAAGGAATCTTCAATAAGGTTGGATAGGGAATTATTTAGCTTCTATAGAATGTATAAGAAATTAAAATGATATGTTGATTAATATGTATCTGAGGATTTATAGGCAGTAAAAACATCGGGCAAAGTATTAGCGGCTAAGGGGGAAAAATGATAAATATCTGCTACGCAAGTGATAAAGATATAAACTATATTGTTAAGATAGATCTGCATTTAAAAACTGT
It encodes:
- a CDS encoding GNAT family N-acetyltransferase, with translation PLFLKARDVTGWVNREEHYISNVAVYPEYRGMGIGTDLITKIEIEARRNGAKKIALDVETENLKAVNLYKKLGYAITKESSIRLDRELFSFYRMYKKLK